Within the Hevea brasiliensis isolate MT/VB/25A 57/8 chromosome 2, ASM3005281v1, whole genome shotgun sequence genome, the region tgaaatcaaagaaaaattccaTTAAAAGCAAAGAAGATTGACGGGATATGAACTTTCTATGGCATTTTACAAGCCCCGAGAGACTAGATGGAGcatttattcaattgaagttaAGGAAGAGCTAGTTAACAAAACCCAGGGCCTAACACACACAAGGCCATCATTTCTGATCAGAACTTCTTAATGAAGTCATATATGTGTTTACTAACTTCCTCTGGCTTTTCTTGGTTGAGAAAGTGAGCTACTCCTTCCATTACAACCACGTCATGCAGAAGGGGCACGTCTTTCTTGAAGCCACCATTGTGTATATACTCCTTGATACCAGGAAAGTGGTAGGTAAGATCCAGATCTCCTATGATAAACTTCACTGGCACTTTGATTTGCACCCCTGTCCATGCAGCTGCAAGCTCCCAGTTCCTGCAGTAAAAAATTATAGTAAAGTAACATTTAGCAATTCAGAGTATATAAatgcaaattaaattaattatagaaaGTAATCTAAAACTGACATGTTGATATTTCGATAATAATTCAATCCTCCTCTGAAGCCTTTCTGGTTAAATTTGGAGGCGTAGAAATTGACATCTTCTTCTGTCAACCAAGACTGCTGGCTCGGAGGATCTTGTAAAGCTTTGAGTCCTACTTCCTTAAGAAAGTGCGGTGGCCTTGGGTCGCGAGATGTAAAAAGCAATTTAATCAATTTGGCAGTATTAACTTGAGCAAAGTCTTCTTCAGCCTTTCCAGGTTTCTGCAGCAAAATTTAGCAACACTAGTTAAGAGGAGCACTGCTACTTAAGAACCTTAAGGACGCTAATGAAGACAATGAATTACATACCTGAAATTGGCAGATATAATAATCATCGCCGAACATACTCCTGAGTCCATCCAGAGGCTTTACTTGTGGGTTCCTAGGCATGAAGGCAACGCTCGTGTTGACCAAGGCCTTGATTCTATCAGGTCTAAATATGCAGAAATACCAGGCTATGAAGGCCCCCCAGTCATGACCCACTAAAAATACCTGCTGGATCCCAAGCGAGTCAAGGAGCCCCACCAGGTCTCCCACAATGTGCAAAACAGTGTACTGATTCACAGATTGAGGTGCGTCAGTGTCTCCATAGCCACGAAGATCGGGGGCTATGCAACGGTAACCAAgtgaggaaagagaaagaagttggtGTCGCCATGAGTACCAGAGTTCAGGGAAGCCGTGTAGGAAGAGGATTTCAGGGCCTGTCCCTATTGATGCTATGTGCATGTTGATGCCATTTGTGAATACTGTTATGTGTTCTATCTTCTCCATTTTCTTATCCTGTGCTTGTCGATGGCAGACCTTGCTTTGGTTTCATAGGAGGTGGGAATTTAtattatatgattttttttttggtacAATTGCAGACATTGAGTAAAATAAAACCAAACAATATATTATACACAATTTGCAAATGAATACACAATAATAATAGTAAACTAATtactaattaaaataataattaccttttacataataattaataaaaaaaaattctcagaTTATAAATATTATGAATCCATCCTTGTCCTTGTCAAGTTCTCCCACGCCCTTGCGTATTCTGCGTCGTGTAGTAGGGAGCAACTTACCTGACGTCCGGCTTCGTTTGAATTGGAGATTCCGACGGCATAGGATATTTTGAAAATGTGTCTTATATcattactttatttttaatttattttactttatattttaTTCTTTTCACAATTAAATTAAAACTGATCAATTCTTTCAAGCAtcgttattaataaaataaaatttacattataaaaaataaatttatggtGGAAACCCCTTTCTAAAAATAATCTtatttaaacataaattcaattaatattttaatatttaaattcattttaaattcaaTTGCTCTTACTGAAATTAtgcataattaaattatatatttcagTTAATAATTCGTATGAATTACAttgttattaataatttatattttataaatttaataattttattaaatatttaaaatctatttaattaaaacaaaatatataataaaattataaatattattattataaatatatatatatttatatatttaattaattatttatatataaacatatataaataattatttaaaaggcAAGTGCTCGTTTCCTGCATCTCTAATTGACCAAAACTAGCTATTTCCCTCGGTTTGTTGTCTCTGGTGTCAAATGGCAACCTTGATTACTCCTTTCGACGCGGCTCGTCTTGTTGAATCTCACATCGATACAACTCACATGCCTCCAAACTTA harbors:
- the LOC110636386 gene encoding uncharacterized protein LOC110636386; this translates as MEKIEHITVFTNGINMHIASIGTGPEILFLHGFPELWYSWRHQLLSLSSLGYRCIAPDLRGYGDTDAPQSVNQYTVLHIVGDLVGLLDSLGIQQVFLVGHDWGAFIAWYFCIFRPDRIKALVNTSVAFMPRNPQVKPLDGLRSMFGDDYYICQFQKPGKAEEDFAQVNTAKLIKLLFTSRDPRPPHFLKEVGLKALQDPPSQQSWLTEEDVNFYASKFNQKGFRGGLNYYRNINMNWELAAAWTGVQIKVPVKFIIGDLDLTYHFPGIKEYIHNGGFKKDVPLLHDVVVMEGVAHFLNQEKPEEVSKHIYDFIKKF